Part of the Cryptosporangium arvum DSM 44712 genome, CGAGGCCACGGGGTGGGCGGACGTCGACATCCGTCCGCTCGACATCGAGTGCCGGATGCCCGAGCCGGACCTCGAGGTGTACCTCACCCGGATCGGGCCGCTCGCCTCCGCGCTGGCCGACGCGGACGCGGAGACCTCCACCCGGGTGTACGACACGATCCGCCCCGCCTACGACCGCTGGGTGCACGACGGCGAGGTGCGCCTGCCCACCGCGTGCTGGCTGATCGAAGCGGAGGCCCGCTAGGGCTGTTCGAGAGGGCGGTTCGCTGGTAGTCGCCCGGTTCGCGGTGGCCGGGGCCTACCCGAGTGACCTGACCGACGCGCAGTGGGCGCTGATTGGGACCGCCGGCTGGTCCGCGGATGCGAGTCCCGGCCGGAGACCAGCGTCTCGCGCACGTCATGGGCCTCGACGGTCAACATGGTCCGCCGGCTGACCGGCACCAGCACCCCGACCTGGCGAGGAGCCTGCCCACGACGAACGCAGATCCAAACGCCTGGTCAGACGGCACGTCCTGACCGAAGCCCAACCAGGCCTGTTCGCTCTCGACCCGACCGGAGGAGATCGAGTGGCTTGCGGTGCATTCCCAGAGCGCCGAGGCTGTAGCTGCGGCGTTGGGGCTCGGTCGACTTTCGCAGGCGCCGTGGGAAGACGCGGTGACCGCCGCCTACGCCGGCCAGTGGATGGTGACGCCGCCCATCGATGGTTGGACCCTCGCGGCATCGAGGAGTGTGCCGGCTCCGGACGACAGCCGGTTCGCGTCGTGGCTGGCCGGCCTCAGCGCGTCACTCGGACAAGTCCAATACTTCGGGTCGATCCGCAGCGCGGATTACTACGCGTGGGGGAGGGCGAGCGGCGGCGTCGTCGAGCGGGCCTTCGGATACCTCGGCGAGCGCGAGGAAGCGCTCTTCGACATCGGTGAGCGCACAGCCGAGGAACACGCGCTGGGCGTCGGTTTCCTCCCGGACAGCTGGCCGGAATGGCCGGAGGAGCCGGAGCCGGACGATGACGAGGACGCCGGCCCCTGGCCGGACGAAGAAACCGCGCTCACACTCGCCGGGTTCTGGAGTGTCGATCCACGAAGTCTGGAAGGCGCGCCCATGGCAGGCTTGCCGTGGATCACGGAGAGCCATGCGGACGGCTAGAGCACGCATCCGAACCAGGCCGTGTCCTGCGAATCCGTGCTCGGCCGCGGCTCCGCTCAGCCGCCGCCAGGCCGCGGTGTCGGACCATCCGGATACAACAGCTGCCCACTACCCAGCGGCAGCCGGATAGTCCTCCGCCTTGCCCGACGGCGCCCGAGCGGTGCCTCGCTGCGAGCGAGATCCGCAGGACACGACCTAGCGAGTGTCCTGCAAGTCATCGGAGCCAGAGCACGATCGCGGCGAGGATGGGGTCTGACTGGTGGTAGGCCGTCCATCTGGCGTAGCGGGTCGCCAGGTCACGGAACTGTTTGAAGCGGTTGAAGCAGCGTTCCACGACGTTGCGCTGCTTGTAGGCCCGCGGCTCGAGGCCGGGGGGCGGCCACCAGTCGAGCCTTTGGCCGCCCGATCCGGGCGACCCGGATCCCGTCGAGCAGAGGCAGCAGTTGCGGGTTGTCACCGGCCTGACCAGGCGTGTACACGATCTGCATCGGCGGGCCGCGCCCGTCGACAGCGAGGTGGATCTTGGTGCTCAGCCCCCCCGCGGGACCGTCCGAGTCCTTCGCCCTCGACCGCGAGGTCCTCGACGTCGATCCCGCCGCCCGACCCGGCTCCGCAGCCCCTTTTGTGCGGGCACCGGCCGCATGTTGATGCGCCCGGACCACGGAGGAGTCGATGCTGATGATCCATTCGACCTCACCGACGGAGTCGTCTTCGACGATCACGTGATCGAGGATTTTCTGCCAGGTGCCATCGGCGGTCCACAGCCGCAGCCGTTCGTGCGCGGTCTTCCACGGTCGTTACCGTTCAGGCAGGTCACGCCACGGCGCACCCGTCCGCGTCTTCCACAGAATGGCGTTGATGACCTGCCGGTGATCACGCCACCGACGACCACGCCCAGACGTCGGTAACAACGGCTCGATCACCGCCCACGCCCGATCAGTCAGGTCTCCCCGACCTACCACGCCACAGGATTACCAGACGTCGCAGCTCGACCACTTACAGGACACTCGCTAGACGCCTGATCCCTCGTCGAACCGATCCGGACAAGCGTTCACGGAACGCCCTCTGAGGCGGTTGATCCCGCACTCGACTACGTGGCGCTGCTCGTAGGTTTCGGGATGGAGAGCCGGTGGCCGCCCGCCGTGGCGTTTGCGGTGGCTGATCCGGTCTGCCAGGAGGGTGGGCGCGGATCCCGCGGCGGCGCCGGTAGACGCGGTGGGCGCGGGATCCGTAGGCCTTGTCGGCCAGGACCCGGGCCGGCCGGGCGCGGGCCGGCCGGGCGCGGGCCGGCCGGGTGTGGGACCGGCCGGGTGTGGGACCGGTGACGCGGATGGCGTCCAGGGCGGGTGGGAATTGGGGCGGCGCGGGCCTGTCCGCGGTGATCAGCAGCGGCCGCTGCCCGGCCTCGGCTGCGAGCTGGATCGTGGTGCCCAACCCGCCGCGTGACCGCCCAGACCCTGGTCGTTGGGCTCTGCGGTGCACCTCCCGGCGGGTGTGTCTGCCCTTGCCCCCGTTACGAGCTCGGGCAGCGGGCTGGTGGGCCCGGGCCACGGTCGAGTCGACCGACACATCCCCGGTGATCAGCGCTTTCACCGGCACCGGCACCGGCACCGGCGCCCGCGCCCGCGCCCGCGCCCGCAGATCAGACCCGACCCGCGACCCGGTCGCGCCCGGCGCTCCGGTGCGGACCCGCCACCGGATCCCGTCGATGACCTGCCACTACGAACGCAGCGGCAGGTCACCTGGCTTTTGCCGGCAGCAACACCCCAGCGAGGACCCACTCCGCGTTCGTCAGATCACCCCACGAACGACGAGGCTTCACGCACGCGCTAGCCGTTCGGGCGTGACTCCAGGCCCTGCAGCGACCACGAGTTGCCGTCGGGGTCGGTGAAGTAGACGAAGTTGCCCCACGGCTGCGGGTCGACCTCGCTCGCGTCGACCCCGGCCTCGGTCAGCTGCGCGCGGGCCGCTCCGGCGTCGGCGACGACGACCTGGATCTCCTGGGTGCCGGGGGCCTTCTCGGTGATGCCCTCACCGAGGACGATCGAGCATGCGGAGCCGGGCGGGGTGAGCTGCACGAACCGCAGGCCCTCACGCACCCGGTGGTCGTGGTCGGCGTGGAAGCCGACCCTCTCGTAGAAGGCCTTGGCGCGGTCGACGTCGGTGACCGGCACGGGAATCAGCTCGATCTTCCAGTCCATGGCAGGCACTCTAGGGAACCGGTACGACACTTTCCGGAGTGGAGAGATCGTGGACGCACGCGACATCGACCAGTTCGAACGCGACGGCTACGTGGTGGTGCGTGGCGCCCTCACGCCGGAGACGGCGGCGGCCTGCCGGGACGCGATCTGGGACGCGCTCGCCGGCCACGGCGTGACCCGTGACCGGGCGACCTGGACGCGACCGATGGTCCCGGTCCCCTGCCCGGAAGGTGGTCCGTTCGTCGAGGCCGGGACGTCACCGGCGCTGCGGGCGGCGTACGACGCGCTGATCGGGCCCGGCCGCTGGCGGCGCCGCCGGGGGGTCGGGGGCCTCGTGCCGGTGCGCTTCCCCTCGGAGGAGTTCCCCGGCGACGTCGGCTGGCACATCGAGGGCAGCTACCGGGGCACCGGCGGGTACTGGGCCAACGTGCGGTCGCGAGCCCGCGGGCTGCTGGCGTTGTTCCTGTTCACCGACGTGGGTGAGCACGACGCGCCGACGCGGCTGGCGATCGGGTCGCACCGGTGGGTGCCGCGGTTGCTGGCCGGGGCCGGGGAGGCCGGTATGCATCCCGACGACGCGTTGGGGCGGCTGCGGCCCTCGGTGCTGTGCCGCACGGTCGTGCACGCCACCGGGCGCGCCGGTGACGTGTTCCTCGGCCATCCGTTCCTGGTGCACACCGCGACCTGGCCCCATCGGGGCGTGACGCCGCGGATGGTCGCGCAGCCCGCGGTGCACGCCGGCGGGTTCGCGCTCGACGGGTCGGACCCGTCGCCGGTCGCGCGGGCGATCGTGACCGGGTTGCGCGAGGAGGCCTACGCGCCGAGGAAGTGACGCACGGCGCCGGCGAAGAGCTCCGGGGCGGTGTGGGTCGCGAAGTGCATTTGGCCGGGGAACACGACCCGTTCGGATGCCGGGAGCACCGCGGCCAGGGCATCCATGGTGGACGGAAGGGGATCCCAGCTCTCCCCGCCCTGCAGCAGCAGCACCCTGGCGTGGATCGCCCGCCAGCGTTCGACGTCGCCCGAGTCGGCGGCCAGAGCCTCCAGGTCGTGCGACGACCCGACCGCCTCGGCCGGGTCCGGGCTCGACGCCGCCAGGGCGGAGAGGAGGGGTTCCGGTACGCGGGCCACCTTCTCGGCGAACAGGTGATTGGCGGCGGCCAGGTCCCCGGCCGCCACCAGCGTCCGGTACTCCTCGGCCACCCCCGCCGTCCCCGCCGCGAACAACGGCGGCTCGAACAGGACGAGCGACTCGATCCCACCCGCCCGCGCCGCGTGCAGGCCCACGATCGCGCCGTACGACGCGCCCACCACCGCGGCCGATCCGGCGCCGCCCCCCGCGGCCGCGGCCACGGCACGGAGATCACTCACGTCGTCGGCGAAGGACTTCGGGCGGGTGGGCCTGCCGCTCGGCGCGTAGCCGCGCCGCGCGTACGTCCAGAGCTCGAACGTGTCCTCGAGGTACGGCGCCACCGGCGCCCACGAGTCGAGCCCGCCCGCCGTGCCGTGCACCAGCACGACCGGGGCACCCCGCCCACTGCGCCGCGCCGCGATGCGCGTCCCGTCGTCCGCGTGCAGAGAGATGTCCACGGGGCGGAGCCTCGCACGCCCCGTGCCGGCACCGCACGCGAGATTCGCCGGCTCTGAGAACTCACTCAGAACTTCTGCCGGGACACCTAACCCGGCCCAGCAGTGTGCCGCCCATGACACCCATCCTCCGCGGCGCGGCGGCCGCCCTCGCCGCCCTGGCCGTGACGGCGGGCCTCGCCGTGACCGCGCTGGCCCTCCTCGACCTGCCGATGACGCTGGTCCCCGCGGTCCTCTCCGCGGCCGCCGGCGCGCCCGCCGAGCTGAGCGGCGAGGTCGCGACGCCGCTGGTCCCGATCGCGCTGCGCGGCACCGTCGACGTGGTGCCGCTCGGCATCACCGCGCCCGGCGTCGTCGTCCTCGCGCTGGTGTCGTGGGGTTCGGCGCGGACGCCGCTCCGGACGCTCGCGCTGCGCGCGGCCGGGACCGCCGGAACGGCGGTGGTCGCTCTGGCGGTGCTCTCGCGCGCGGGGAGCACCGTGGTCGACGTCCCGCTGCCGGCCGGGCGGGTGCCGCTGCCGACGAGCGCGGCACTCATGGTCGAGCCCGGGTCCGCGGTGCTCAGCGGTCTGCTGGCGGTGCTGGGGCTGGCGGCCGCCGGCGCGCTGCTCACGCGTGTGCCGTACCGCCGGGTCGTGATGGTGACGGTGCTGGCCGGGGCGGTCGTGCCGGTGCTGATCGGGCTGGTGGCGGCCGTGGTCCTGGTGGGGCGGCAGCCCGCGCTCGCCGGGGCGGCGCTGCTGTTCGGCGCGAACGCGGTGCTCGCCGCGGTCGGAGCGTCCTCGCTGACGGGGCCCGGCGGGCCGTCGGCGCAACTGGTGGACGCCGCGGTGAGCCGCGCCGACTGGCTGCCCGGCGCCTGGGCTCCCGCCACGGCCGTCTTCGTCCTGCTCGCCACCGCGGCCCTGGCCCTCACCGCACCCCGCCCGCACGCGACCCCGCCCCTGCGGGCGCGCCGACCGGGCCCGCACCCCCGTCCGTTCCCGGCCACCCCGCGGACCACGGCCGACGGACGGTGGCGGCGCGCCGGGACCGAGGCGGTGGTGGCGGGGGCCGCCCTCGGGCTCATCCTCGCGCTCACCGCCCTCCTCACCGCCGGCGGGCTCGACCTCGCGATCTCCCTCGCGGTCTTCCGCACCCCGCTGCTCGCGCTGCGGCTGGAACCCGCCCCCGGCTGGGCCCTGCTCGCCGGCGCGCTCGCCGGCGCCCTGGCGGGTGGCGTCGGCAGCTTGACCGCCGACGTACGGTGGCGGGCTCAGCAGCGCCTCCTCCGGCGCATCCGCGCCTACGGGTGAGGTCAGCAATGCAGCGCTTGCTCGTGGTCGACGACGACGACACGGTCCGCGGCCTCCTCGCCGACGCGCTGCGTTACGTCGGGTACGACGTCACCGCGGTCGCCACCGGAGCGGACGCGCTCGACGCGGCCCGGCACGACCCGCCCGACCTGGTCGTGCTCGACGTGATGCTGCCGGGCCTGGACGGCTTCGACGTGATCCGCCGCCTGCGCGCGGCCACCGAACACGTTCCGGTGCTCTTCCTCAGCGCCCGCGACGACTACGCCGACAAGGTCAACGGCCTCACGCTGGGCGGCGACGACTACGTCACCAAGCCGTTCCACCTGCCGGAGCTCATCGCGCGGATCGAGGCGATCCTGCGCCGCGCCGGCGGCGGGCCCGGCGACGGCACGCTGAGCGTCGCCGACCTGACGCTCGACCCGACGACCCGCGAGGTGACCCGCGGCGGCCGGCCGGTCCGGCTCTCGCCCACCGAGTTCCGGCTGCTGCGGTACCTGATGGAGCGCGCCGGTCAGGTCGTCTCCAAACCGCAGATCCTGGAGGACGTCTGGCACTACGACTTCGCGGGCGACACGAGCATCGTCGACACCTACGTCAGTTACCTGCGGCGCAAGGTCGACGCCGGGGAGCCGAAGCTGATCCACACCCTGCACCGCGTCGGCTTCGTGCTGCGGGGGCCACGGCGATGATCCCCCGCTCGCTGCGGGCCCGGTTGCTGCTGATCACCGCGGCGCTGCTGGTCGTCGGCCTGCTCGTCAGCGACGCGGTGGTGACCTCGGCGCTGCGCACCCGCCTGGTGGACCGGGTCGACCACCAGCTCGTGCCGATCACACTGGTGCTGGCGCGGCTGGAGCCCGGGGTCGTGAACCTGGACGGCGCGGCGACGGTCGTCCGCGCGCTGGACCTGATCAGCGCGGTGTCGGTGGCGTACGTGGGAGCCGACGGCAGCGTGGCGCACGTCGACAGCACCGGCGCACCGCCGCCGCGCTTCGACGGGTCGCTGCTCGGCGCGCCGCCCGGCGAGGCGTTCACGCTCGGCGGGTCCTGGCGCGCGGTCGTCGCCCCACGGCCGGGCGGCGGTGTCGTGGTGGTCGCGGCCTCGCTGAGCACGATCGACGCCACGATCCGGCAGCTGCGCCTGGTGTGCCTGGTGACCGGCCTGATCGTGGTCGCGCTGCTGACCGGCGTCGGCTGGATCGCGATCCGGGCCGGGCTGCGCCCGCTCCGCACGATCGAGGACTCCGCGGCCGCGATCGCCGGCGGCGACCTGACCCACCGCATCCCCGAGGCCGGCCCTCCCGGCACCGAGGTGGCCCGGCTCACGCTCGTGCTCAACACCATGCTGACGCAGATCGAGCGGGCGTTCGCGGCGCGGGCGGAGTCCGAGGCCCGGATGCGCCGGTTCGTCGCCGACGTCAGTCACGAGCTGCGCACACCGCTGTCCGGCATCAAAGGTTCGGCCGAGCTGCACCTGATGCGCGGCGGCGCCGACGAGACCGTGCGGCGCATCGACCGGGAGGCCGGGCGGCTCGCCGCGCTGGTGGAGGACCTGTTGCTGCTGGCGCGGCTGGACGAGCCGGCGGCCGGGCCGGTGCTGGAACCGGCCCCGATGGACCTGCGCACGCTGGCCGCGGACGCCCGGCACGATCTGCTGGCGCTGGACGCCGCCCGTCCGGTCTCGCTCACCGGCCTGTCCGACGCCGACCCGCCGGGCGCCGCCCTGGTGCTCGGCGACGAGGCCCGGCTGCGTCAGGTCGTCAGCAACCTGGTGGGAAACGTGCACGCGCACACCCCCGCCGACGCTCCGGTGCGCATCGGCGTCGGCCGCCTCGGCGACGAGGCCGTCCTGGACCTCGCCGACACCGGCCCCGGGGTGGCCGACGACGACGCCGAGCGTGTGTTCGACCGCTTCCACCGGGCCGACGATTCGCGTACCCGGGCGGCGCCCGGCCGCCGGGGCTCACCCGCGGGGGCCGGGCTGGGGCTGGCGATCGTGCAGTCGTTGGTGGTCGCGCACGGGGGGCGGGTCGAGGTGCGGCCGACACCCGGCGGCGGCGCGACGTTCCGGATCGCGCTGCCGTGGCTGGCCGACGGCTGAGCGAGCTCATCCCCGCCGGGTCGGCAGCTCACGCACCCGGGAGGCGAACGCGGCCACCAGGAGGACGACGAAGATCGCCAGGTTCACGATCCACCGCGGATCGTCCACGTGGAGTCCACGCGCGAACTCGGCCCGCTCGGCCGCCGTGAGACGCGCGGTGGAGTGCTCCGCGCCCGCGAAGTCCAGCCGGGCGCCCGCGAACACGAGGTACGTCCAGACTCGGAGGCCGAAGTAGAGCCCGGCCGCGACCAGGATCAGCACCCGCCGGAGCCCCGGGCGCCACCCCACGATCAGCAGCATCGGCATCACCACGAGCTCGGTGGGCGCGTTGGCCAGGATCGCGATCGGGATGCTCGGGAGGAACATCGCGATCACCACCTCGCCGGTGACCGATCCGGTGTCCAGCGCGGTGCTCAGCATGAGCAGCCCGACCGCCCCGCCGAACGCGAACAGCGCCATCGCGGTGGCGCCGAACGCCACCAGCACGTCCTCGGTCCAGGCGCTGCGGACGGGACCGCGCCGCACCCACCGCGCGAGGATCGCGACGAGAGCGGCCCAGACCGCGGCGAGCCCGACCGCCACCGGGGCGGGCAGGAACTCGACGAGCGAGAGACCGTGAACGACGAGCGTGAAGATCGTGGCGAGCACAACGCTGACTTTCGAGCCGGATTCCATGCCGGCCGACGGTAGGAAGCCGGACCGTTCCCGGCATCTGCCGAACGGCCTAGACCGGGTTCAATCCAGCAGACCGGCGTCGCGGGCCGCGCCACGGCCTGCAGGCGGCTCGTCGCGCCGAGCTTGCGGAAGATGTGGTTGAGGTGCGCTTTCACGGTGCCCCGCGCGACGAACAGCGCCGCCGCGATCTCCGCGTTCGAACGCCCGGCCGCGAGCTCACGCAACACCTCGACCTCCCGGGCGCTCAGCGCCTCTCCCCTCCACCCACCGCCCACGCCGCGCCCGGACGCGGCGACGTCCGGGGGCCGCTCGTCGGCGGACCGCTCGGCGGCGGGCGGCTCGTCGGCGGGCGGGGGTGGGGCGAGGACCGAGCGGACGGCGAGGACCGTGATGAGGAGGACGGCGGCGCCGAACGGGGGGACGATCCACCACTCGTCGAGACCGCGTTCGACCATCGCGAACGACAGGCCGACGACCACCATCACCCAGGTGAAGCAGCCGCCGACCACGGCGGCGACGAGTGCTGCTCGGCGGACTCGCATCTTTCGCCTAGGCGGGTGGGCCGGCGTGCAGGGTGAGCCTGGTCCAGGCGCCGACGTTCACGGTGGCGCCGTCGGGCAGGGGCACGGGACGCTCGGCTTCGATCGGGTCGGCGCTGCCGTTGAGGTAGGTGCGGTTCGTGGAGCGCAGGTCGATGATCGCCCAGGTGCCGTCGGGCTGGGGCACGAGCAGCGCGTGGGTGGCGGAGACGGCGGCGTCCTCGGGGGGTCCGGTCAGGTCGATGTCCGGGTAGATCCCGCGGGAGCGGCTGCGGCGCCCGATCAGCAGCTGGCGGGGGCCGAGCGGGAAGCGTCGCTCGGGGACGAAGGCCGGGAAGTCGACGTCGGCGGCGTCGGGTCCGTCGAGCGACTGCATGCGGTCGAAGTAGGCGCGGTCGGCGGTGACGCTCACCCACCACGTCCCGCTCGCCCGCTCCTCCGCCGGAGCCGCGAGGTCACCCCAGCCCGGTGCGGGCGTGGCCGGTGCCGGGCCCGGCGGGGCCGAGGACGGCAGGGGCGAAGTCGGCGGGCCCGAAGCCGGAGGGGCCGAAGCCGGAGGGATCGAAGCCGGAGGGGCCAGGGAATCCGCTCCGCACTCCTCGCAGAACCGACCGGCGAGACCCGTACCGCACTCCGGACACACCGCGGCGCCCCCGGGCCGCTCCCCCGCAGGCTCACTCGCCGCCGAGCCCGCCCCGGAACCCGCCCCGGAATCCCGCCCGGAGCCCGCCCCGTCCAGCCGGACCCCGCATTCGTCGCAATAGTCCGTCGCCTCGGACGCATGCCCCTTCGGACACACCACCATGCCGAAGCCCTCTCAGTCGGTCTGCCGCGGCCGGACCTGCTGCGTCTTCCGGGACGCCACCGCCGCCATCTCGGCGTCGATACTCGCAGCCACCTTCCGCAGCCGCACCGTCCCGGTCCGCTCGTCGACCACGTCCACGACCTTCGCCAGCAGCTTCGCGGTGTCCTCCCGGCCCGACTCGGCCGCCAGCTGCACCGCCCGCCCGAGCTTCAGCGTCGCCCGGTCCAGGTCACCGGCCTTCTGCGCCTCGGTCCCCTCCAGGATGGCCTCGGCCAGCTCGGTCTCGTCGGTGTAGTGCGCGACCTGGCGGTTGATCGCCGTCGTCGAGGTCAGGTCGTCCGTCCACACCGCACGTACGAGCGACTGCCCGAGCACGTCGTCGCCGTGGACGACCGAGACCCGCGCGGCGAGCACCTCCTCACCGATCGGGTTGGGCTCCAGGTCGATCTTCAGGTGGTAGTCGCGGCTCTCCGCCCCCCAGGCGCCGATCGGGTACTCGCCCGCACGCTTGCCGGCGTCCCGGCGCCGCCCGGTCAGGTCGATGATCTCCGGGTGGACCTGCTTGACGAAGCGGATCGTCGCCCCGGCCGGTGTCCACACCCGGAGCAGCACGTCGGCCCGGGTCTTGCCCATCGCCGCCTGCGTCATCGCGACGAACTCCGCCGCCAGCGCACCCGGGTCGGTGATGCCCGACGCGGTCCCCAGCAGCTGTTCGGCGACCTTGATCAGGTCACGCGCCATCCAGCCGTCGCCGACGCCCCGGCTGTCGCAGACGAACAGACCGGCGCAGCGCTCGAGCGCCCGGTCGAACGTCTGCTCGGACTCGCCGTTGGCGCCGTCGGTCAGCAGGATGCCGTGGTTGATCGCGGCTCCGTGGCGCCGGAACAGGTCGGCGGCGAGCGTGAGCCAGGTGCCGATCGCGGTGCCGCCGCGCGTCCGCAGGTGCTGGACGGCCTCGCGGGCCTCGGACCGGTTGGCCGGCGAGGACGTCGCGAGCCGGGTCCGGCCGGGGTAGACCGTCCAGGCCTCGGTGTCGCCGGCCACGATCGCGAACGCGACGCCGTCCGGGATCACGTCGATCGCGGCGATCGCGGCCGCCTTCGCGGCGCGGAGCTTCGCACCGCTCATCGAGGCGGAGACGTCGATCATGATGACTTCGGCCGCACCGGCCGCGCGGGGAGGAGCCGCGGACACCTCGCCGGACTGCGTGACGGTGACGACCGCGTCCACGGTGCGGCCGCCGGCCGGGAGGAACTCGTTCTGGTGGGTCTCCACGGTGACCTGCGGTGTGCTGCTCATGGCAACTCCCCTCCCGGGATGCTGGGTACCGCCAGCAGGGCGACGGCGATGTTGTCGGCGCCACCCGCGTCCAGCGCGAGCCCGACGAGCTCCCGCGCGGCGGCGGCGGGCGGCGACCCGGCGACGCGGGCGAGGTCGGCCGGGCCGGCCAGGTAACGGGACAGGCCGTCGGTGCAGAGGAGCAGGAGGCCGGGTCCGTCCGCGGGAACGGCGACGACGTGCGGGCCGACGCCGGGCGCGTCGGCGCCGAGCCAGCGGGTGAGCGGCGCACCCGGGGTGTCGGGCCGGGCGTCGTCCTCGGTGAGGCACCGCGCCGCGCCGCGGTCGGGGATCCAGTACGCCCGGGAGTCACCGGCCCAGCTCACGGCCATCCCCTCGCCCGTGACGACGCCGGACACGTAGGTGCAGCTGGGCGCGTCGGCCGGCACCGTGTCGACGAGCGCGTCCACCGCGGCGAGCGCGTCGTCGAACGCCTCGAGCGAGGCCGCGCCGGGGTCGCCGCCGCCGGTGAGCGCGCGGAGCAGGGCGGGCAGCGCGGCCTCGCAGGCGGCCACGGCGGCCGCGTCGGCGCGGGGCGAGCTGGAGACGCCGTCGCAGACGACCGCGACGGGCCCGGCGGGGGTACGCCCGATCGCGACCGCGTCCTCGTTGTGGTGGCGGTGGGTGCCCCGGTCGGTCAGCGCGGCGACCCCCGGCAACTCCAGCGCGGCCCGGTCCCGCCCGGCTCCGCGGCGGCGCCCGCACTCACCGCAGTAGCCACCGATCGACGCGTCCGCTCCGCAGTGCGCACACCGCCCGGCCGCCGCCCCCGACCCCAACCAGCCGCCGACGGCGTCCGACCCTCCCGGGGCCGCCGGGGGTCGCCCGGGCAGATCGGCGCCGCAGGCCTCGCAGAAGACGTCGGTGGGGGCGGCGGGGGCCGCGCAGCGGGTGCAGGTCATCCGGGTCACACCAGCGTCCGGGGGCGCACCCGGTTGGCCCGGTCGACGAACGTGATGCGCCGCTCGGCGTCCGGGGCCAGTTTGGCCAGCGTGCGGTACACCGTCTCCAGTCCGAGCCGGACGTCCCGCTCGGCCAGCCGGCAGCCGAGCACCGTCCCACCGGGAAGCGCCCCACCGCCGGACCGCGCTCCGGTGGTCAGCCAGGTCAGCACCGCGGTGAGCACCTCGGCCGACAGCCGGGCCCGCGGCTCGCCGTCGAGCGGCAGCCGTTCGATCCGGGCCGACACGTCGAGGAACCCGGCGGCCGACGGCGGCGACTCCAGCCGCGCCCGCACCGCCGCGACCTGCGCGGTCAGGTGATGGCTGGACGCGGCCGGGACCTCCTCGAGCACCTCGATCGCGCCCGCGTGGTCACCCCCGGCGCGCCGGACGCGGGCCAGGCCGAACGCGGCGCTGACGTACGCGTGGTCGCCGGACCACACGCGCTGGTAGCGGGCGAGCGCCGCCTCCGGTTCCCCGGCCCACTCGGCGGCGACGGCGAGCGCGAGCTGGGGTGCGAGCTCGCCGGGCAGCGCGCCGTACACCGCGTCGAACGAAGCCAGGGCCGCGCGCGGGTCACCGTCGGTCAGTGCCGCGAGCCCGCGGAGCCAGTCGACGCGCCAGTCCAGCGGCTCGTCGCGCGCCCGCTCGTCGATCAGGGCCCGGGCGGCGGTGGTCTCGCCGGCCAGGAGGCGCGCGCGGGCCACCGCGATCGGCACCTCGACGCTGTCCGGCGGCGCGCCCCGTGCCGCGGTCGCCAGGTCGGCCGCGCCCAGGTCCCGGGTGGCGAGCAGGAACGCCGCGCCGGGGTCGGCCGCGTCCACCTGCGGCACCGGTAACGCCGCCGCGATCGCCGGCCCGTCGAAGGCCTCGGCTCCGGTCGTCGTGGCGAAGGCGGCGCCCTCGTGGGTGAAGCGGGTCGAGGCCGCGGGGCGGGGGGTGCCGTCGGCGGCGCAGAGCACCTGCCGGAGGACGCCGAGCAGCTGGTCGGACAGGTCGGCGGCGGAGTCGAAGCGGCGGTCGGGGTCGGGGTCGGTGGCCCGCAGCAGGAGCCGGTGGTAGGACTCCTGCTCGGCCAGCAGCGGCTGCTCGGCGGGGTCCGGCAACCGGTCGGCGTACCGGCCGGAGAA contains:
- a CDS encoding serine/threonine-protein kinase, with protein sequence MSGSCRRPGCPGTYDADGYCDECGRKAPAAGVGTSGASGPSPVATGASRGTGSSRGTGSSRGTGASRRTGSSRARLGGGLLDLPRVPLRDPATAVLADPQVAQDRRFCGNPDCGRPVGRDRDDRPGRVAGFCPACRTPFSFVPGLAPGTLVGGRYEVLGCLAYGGLGWIYLARDKNVGDDVSDRWVVLKGLIDAGDPDAVAAAVSERRFLVSVDHPTIVTIHDFALHPDPRTHADVGYLVMEYVGGRSLRELRTDPARGARPLPLDQVLAYGLEILPAFGYLHERGLLYCDFKPDNAIHGDDRLKLVDLGAVRRLDDAVSVVWGTVGYQAPEVSTDGPSISSDLYTVARTMAVLSFDFRGFSGRYADRLPDPAEQPLLAEQESYHRLLLRATDPDPDRRFDSAADLSDQLLGVLRQVLCAADGTPRPAASTRFTHEGAAFATTTGAEAFDGPAIAAALPVPQVDAADPGAAFLLATRDLGAADLATAARGAPPDSVEVPIAVARARLLAGETTAARALIDERARDEPLDWRVDWLRGLAALTDGDPRAALASFDAVYGALPGELAPQLALAVAAEWAGEPEAALARYQRVWSGDHAYVSAAFGLARVRRAGGDHAGAIEVLEEVPAASSHHLTAQVAAVRARLESPPSAAGFLDVSARIERLPLDGEPRARLSAEVLTAVLTWLTTGARSGGGALPGGTVLGCRLAERDVRLGLETVYRTLAKLAPDAERRITFVDRANRVRPRTLV